A segment of the Verrucomicrobiia bacterium genome:
AACCTGGTTTTGCCGCCCGACGACAATGTCATCGTTTCGGTTCACTGTTACGACCCGTTTCATTTCACGCATCAGGGAACGTCCTGGGGCGGACCCGACGTCAAGGTGACGGGCTTTCGCTTTCCCGGTCCTCCTGAAACACCGCTGACCATTGCCACCAACGTGCAGGCGGCTCCCTGGGTTCATGACCGTGTCAAGCAGTACAACACGCAGCCCGCCGGAAACAATCCTGTGAGCGCGACCGCGTTTCGCGAAAAACTGCGTCAAGCCCGCGCCTGGTCAGATCACTACGGCCGCCCCGTGCACATCGGCGAGTTCGGCTGCTATTACAAGGTGGACGCTGAATCGCGCACGCGATACTACGAACAGTTCCGAAAAACCGCGGAGGAATTGGGAATCGGCTGGGCAATCTGGGATTGGAGCGCGAATTTTCGTTATTGGGATCGTGAGAAGCAGCAACCCCTTCCTGGAATGCGGGAGGCGTTGTTCGGGCAGCCGTCGAACCCGTGAACGCGAGCGGGTTCAGGAGCGGGCGCTAAGGGTTTCCTGGTTCACCCGTTGCCAGTAGATTTCACGCAGGTCGTTGATCATCGCATGTTGCTTCAGCGGCACGCCATCAAGGGAGCCGGCGGCCACGATGCCAAAGGAACTTAGGGAAAGAAAAACACCATCGGATCCGCGCAGTTCTGAAGTGGTGACCGCCTTCTCGCAGGCTTTCAATCCACGCTGGGCGCAAAGTTCCAGCACCACCGAGCGCGTCACACCCGCAAGGACGCCACTGGACAAGGGCGCAGTGCAGACACTGGCATTCTCCATCCAAAACAGGTTGCTGCTGCTGGCTTCCACCACGTTCCCGTCGGTGTTCAGGAGAAGCGCTTCCTGCGCTCCAGACGCATCCGCTTCCGCGCGAGCCAGGACCTGCGGCAGCTTGTTACAGGTCTTGAACAGCGCGAGCGGCTCATTTGCTGGCAGGCGAAACGAAGAGGTGACGAGCTTCCACGGCGTTTGAATGGCGGATCTGTCAGGTGCTGGGTGCACGGACATGACGAGTGTCGGCTTGTTGGCGCCGCTGGGCG
Coding sequences within it:
- a CDS encoding cellulase family glycosylhydrolase, with translation NLVLPPDDNVIVSVHCYDPFHFTHQGTSWGGPDVKVTGFRFPGPPETPLTIATNVQAAPWVHDRVKQYNTQPAGNNPVSATAFREKLRQARAWSDHYGRPVHIGEFGCYYKVDAESRTRYYEQFRKTAEELGIGWAIWDWSANFRYWDREKQQPLPGMREALFGQPSNP
- the pabC gene encoding aminodeoxychorismate lyase; the protein is MQVFINGQFVTEEQATVSVFDRSFLYGDGLFETLYFANRVVFRFAAHWERLVAGAAFLKVVLPYSGAEIRRHMDELIQRNRTTNGLLRLTLSRGVGVRGYSPSGANKPTLVMSVHPAPDRSAIQTPWKLVTSSFRLPANEPLALFKTCNKLPQVLARAEADASGAQEALLLNTDGNVVEASSSNLFWMENASVCTAPLSSGVLAGVTRSVVLELCAQRGLKACEKAVTTSELRGSDGVFLSLSSFGIVAAGSLDGVPLKQHAMINDLREIYWQRVNQETLSARS